cattaaaaaataaacacccattgtattattaaaaggatagttcacacaaaaatgaaaaaatctctTCTTTactcacacacatctgggatgagggtgaCTATCATCatcttatttgtttttgttcagaatatctcagctctgttggtccattctgTGCAAGTGGAaagtgtccagaactttgaagctccaaaaagtacataagggcagcatgaaagtagtccatacgactccagtggattaatccacgTCTTCAAAAGTGTTATGATAGATGTGTGTGAGACACATATCAATATTAAAGCCCTGTCTTACTCTAAATcaccactttcacatctgaaagaaaAGCTAAATGGTACCACGTGTgacttttagatgtgaaagtgaagatttatattaaaaaaaaaaaaaagaaaaggacttcaacattgatctgtttctcactttaTCTCACTTTCACCGTCATTTTAATACTGGAACCATATGGACTACTATGCTGCATTTAAGAGCTGTTTGGAGCTCCaaatttttgtcaccattcagttgcattgaatAGATCAACAGAGTTCagatattcttcatttgtgttcagcaaatgaaagtcaaacacatctgggatggccagagtaaatgatgagagaattctaattttgggtgaactatccctttatattattattctagtgtcaattacaaataatatatatatatatgtctaaaatatatatatatatatatatatattaattagacATTCCTAAGGAATTAATTAAATccataacattaaattaaaataagaattcAAAATGATCTATGTGCAGGCCTGTTATGCTGAGTGTTGTGTGGGAAATAAGCCCTTGGCATCTCAGGCTGATCGAGGTACTCCATATTTGTTCCAACTTACAACAAGACATTAATAAAGGAGAAACGTTAAAGCAAAAGGTTAAAGATATCAACCCACCATGTTATCAGTCTAACAGTCTGTAGAATACTGGAAGCTtggttaataaatgtaaatgttttgtgcatcagtttgtgattttacacaagtgtatgcTTCACTGGTGATGGTTTTACAGTGCAAAGAAAAACTCAGACTTTGATTGTAATATTCGATTGCTCATAATTTATGTATTAAATAATAGTTACCCCGACTTTTTCCTACACTAaactaaatatgttttaatgtttaccgTGCACACCAACGCTTTCCATGTGCTTGACAAAGCTCCGCATGCCGCTTGCCTAGAGCGGTGTGTTGAAGAACTGAAGCCCGTGACGCGAGTGATGTGAAACGGCCATCATATCAGCGACGCACCGCTGGTGCCCGGTGAAGACCGGGTGATGCAGTGTATGAACTAAAATAATCATGTAGGTTATATATTTTGGATTCAAAACGGCAAATTTCGCCGAAAGGAGACGTTTGcattactattttttatttttattttatttttattttttttagaaatactAGCCTAAATAAACCTATTCAGCGACTAGTGTGACATCTAATAACAGCTGATGTCATAAAAGATGTCCAGTTCTGAATATGGAACGGTGGTGTACAGTGATTCTATTATAGATAAAAATCAAAACCACACAAACCGTATTTAACCGAATGCATCCTCCAATTAGTCTGTGCTGAGAACCGCTCACTGCTGAAGACTATCCAAAAAACTCACGTCGGGTACCTCAGCAGCTGAGCTGTTCTGACGCCACCGCTGGGTTGTCCCATCGAGGTGGGTGTGTCAGTGAAAATGGCAAACTAACCCAGCGGCCTGGTTACACAAAAACTGCCCAACAGAGAGAAAATAACCCCATAAAATGAGCCAACAGGCCCAATCCAGCGTTTGGActgattgaataaataaataaataatcccaGCATTTTTTAGAGTGCATATGTTGTTTATAACTCTGCAGAAAAATGTAGTCACGTTGATTCAGACACATCGCAATATGTTTACTTAAATTAAACCAGTCAATTTAGATGTTAAGACTTGCATTTGCAAAACATTTGTTATGATAGTGTTTAGAATGTTGCTAATTTAATTTCGAATGTTGGTGCATGAAATCGAATTCTCTTTTTGCGAACGCAAGGAAGCGTGTTGACGTTCTGTGACGGTCTCATTTATCCGCTTAAATTCCTACAGATGGTGGTCCTGCAGTCGCTGCATAAATACCAGCCTCGACTGCATGTGGTGCAGGTGAACGAGGACGGAACCGAGGACACGGGCCAACCTGGCCGCGTGCAGACGTTCACTTTCCCGGAGACGCAGTTTATCGCGGTCACTGCATATCAAAATACTGACGTAAGAAAACGTTctaaaatgtaattcaaatatttttgagCTATCCGATAATGTTGAGAAGAGTTCTAATTTATCAGTTATATTCTGACTGTTTCTGTTGCAGATCACACAGCTAAAAATCGACCACAATCCATTTGCAAAAGGATTCCGCGACAATTATGACACGTGAGTCTTTTTCTTCTTGACAGATTTTTCCATCATGTGTTTAAGTGCGCATTTCTTTTTTCGaacttttatatttaaagatcaCGTAAGAATAGCAATTACTCAAAACATATTCTAATAATATGCCTTCCTATAGATGCATaaaattatatacaataaaattgcccatgtataggcctatatatatatatatatatatatatatattacacagacaagccataaaatatttttttgatggAATTGTTTTAATTGGCTGATGACAATATTTTTGTGATTAGGGTGCCAAGTTTcaggatattgcataaaaatcgAATATTAGAACACCTGTCAGCTTTTGGGCATCTGATGGTTTATTCCGAGAAAACTATCGCCAAACACCGGTCAAGCAAGATTCGTTCTGGAAAGcttaaaattgtaataataataataaaatgttgacCTCATTTactactttgtattttatttaatgtttttgcattctcatgaacaaaataaatgcatgaaaataacaTGCAGTGTACACATGCATTTTTCCGTGTGCtgtgttaatgtgttaatttgCGCAATTACGCACAGAATGTAAAATTGACATTGAGCGTCATTGTTTGCTCTCGAATGTCCGTGACATGTTTGCAAAGCTTTATTTACTCCAAGCTACGCCTCTCATATGCAACATTAACGTGTTTGTCCACTATCTTTCTCCAGTGTCTACACAGGTTGCGACATTGATCGGTTGACGCCGTCCCCGGGTGACTCGCCGCGCTCTCAGATCATGCCTAGCGCAAGATATGCCATGGCTGGTTCTTTCCTTCAGGACCAATTTGTCAGCTCGTATGCCAAGTCCCGCTTTCACCCTGGCGTCGGAGGCGCTCCTGGCACGGACCGCAGCGTCCCACTTAGTAACAGCTTGCTCTCTCCGCAACAAGCCGAGGAGACCACGGTGGCCTCCCCGCAGCGATGGTTTGTCACCCCTGCCAACAACCGACTGGACTTTGCCGCCTCGGCATACGATGCCGCCGCGGCTGCTGATTTCGCCGGTAACGCGGCCACCCTTCTGTCGTACGCAGCTGCCGGAGTGAAAGCGCTGCCCCTGCCCGGGGCGGGATGCTCCAACAGACCTCTGGGGTACTACGGCGAGCCGCCGGGGTGGGGCACTCGCACCCCGCCGCAATATTGCAGCAAGTCCAGCTCCGTCCTCTCCTGCTGGCCGTCCAATGCCGTGGGGAGCACCAGAACGACGACCTCCAGTTACCTGGTACCTGGTCTCGAGGATGGCGACCCTATTGCTGCCGAAAGGTCACCGGATGAATCCAAACCGAAAGACCTGTCTGAATCCAGCTGGATAGAAACGCCGTCCTCAATTAAGTCCATCGACTCGAGCGATTCTGGGATTTTTGAGCAAGCCAAGCGGAGGAGGATTTCGCCATCTGCCACGCCGGTTTCAGAAACCTCGTCTCCGTTAAAATCTGAAATGTTAACGCCGAGGGAATGCGAGAAAAACTGTTCCAAGGACATCGGCTACTACAGCTTTTACCCCCACAGTTAGAAACAGGAAAACTAATGCATGGCTCATATATTCTAGGAgtgatttatttatctatttattccTATTTATGtgcttattaatttatttcttggGTATTTATTCATGGATCATCTGACCAATCTCGGTCGCGTCGTTCAAAGGACGTTACCAAACGCGCATCGGGTTTGAATGAAAATCTTTGATGCGAAAATGGTGTTTTCGGTCccaaatgacatttatttaagGTTTTAACTGTTAAGCCTGTTGTAAGTATGAAAGTActgtacatatttgtatttatctATCCATTTGTGGTTTTCTCGTTCAATGTTGATGTACAAAAAGCGGATTGGTTTCATGTTTTAATGTACTTAGAAgacgttcgttcgttcgttcggaTAGCtacatatattcaatattttgatgtttggaaaaaaaaaaagaactaaagATCTAACTCGTATAGGCTCCAGttgttaaaacaaaaatgaaaatggaagtAGCTGCTCACCTGTTGAAGGGCCCGCCAAAAGAGTTGTCGGATGTCGGCTTTTATTGATGTCGCTTTTTACAGTCGCGTTGTCTGTTAGGGAATATAGTAGTCCGTAGGCATTTCCATTTTGTGGACGTCAGAGCATAAGTCTGAACCATTCCAGCTTAAAGTCACGGATATCTCATGACCGTTTTGTAGAGAGAAAATACAGACAACCACGTATTACCAACCCAgacattttcatttgtatttcaTGGGCTGTATTCTCATGAAGAAAAACTAGGCCTGCTATTGTGTAAAGGTCATGTAATTGTGCTGTGTTTACTTGCAATAAATATGAAAGAATGTGCAACCCCTGGAGGAGCTTACACGAGATTCCAAACTGGTTCCAAGAGAGCTCTCCGTCACAATGGGAATATTGTTCCATTTGTTGCATGTACATTTGCATAATAGAACGTAAAGAGTAAAGCATTGCAACAGATGCACAGCTTTTACCATCAATTTCTATAGGATGCTCGTTTAATTCGATTATATTTTTAGTGAACAAAATGTTGCATTAGATTACAAAATGCCAAACCAActagcaattattattattataattttttttaagaaatatacacacacacatttcacaagAAAAGGTTTGTCAGGTTTGGAACGATTGAAATGATGGAAATGAAGGCATGCAGTATTGTGACGCTTTATGGTTGTCAAAGGCAACATGACCATATAGATCACGTGATGAACTACAACTGTGATTACCCTACTAGGACCCCTGTGTGAACATGAGGggaacttcatacatccactaaaaacaaaatgcaagcaTGGAAGTTGAAGAATTAAGTATATATAGTTctaagcatcatttgtttgcagattccaTTTGGTTAGATATGCCATCTTATGCAATAcaactatttttttaaagtggGGCCCACAAATACACAACATCTAATCATTTGAAAACAACAAATTAAGTCGCATTTATTAAGCTTGAATCAGTAAATCCTTTAAGCTTTAATAATGGGAGTCACttggcattacatttacatttgcatttagtcaattagcagacgcttttatccaaagccatttACCTTTTACATCCATGGATGTAAATGAGCACTCAGCTAGCTCTTTTTACCATTTAAACCAAGACTTCATAAAATTGTCCAGATTTTACAATAAATCTATAgcttaaaatgtctttaaatcTGTGCTATAACAGCATAATCAATGTGTCTACTTTCTGAGCATGCtctataatattttattgtgcgtAATTTATAATCGTTGGTCAACATTCAGTCCATAAATAGTCGTTATAAGTAGTCAGATTTGCATTATTGCTACGCATAACATAATGTCTCTTAAGGAGTGAAATGGGAGAACCTTCATGCTGTTTAATAATTGCTGCCTCCTTGTGGTTCACTTGCTACCTATAGTGAATgaaagcatctttttaaaaataatcacTAGATTTCCCatgtgcaatttattttatttatatatatatatatatatatatatttgatcttaaaaactacattttaatttttatttcgaATATTGAATGTGTAAGACAAAGCCAGAATAATATCGTAATACAGCCACTGTAAACCATTAAGTCTGTAATACACAAGTGCCAACACTAGAGGGCGACAATGTCTTAATGATGAAATGTATTCATCCACAATGTTGAAGTATAGTTTCAGTGAATAATAACAGTCAGTAAAAATAAGCTATGATAACTATAATAAAGTATGATTATATACTAATTGTTAAAACTAAAATAACACAAACCATAAAAATACAGTGTGCCATGCTCTCTTCAGAGACAGAAAGAAATACATGAAATACATTACGATAGCCCCAACCATAAACATCACTTTAGATTATTCATTAAGAAACGGACACTTCCAATTTTTGCTATACAATGGTAAAATACTGTAATtacaatttttgtcattttttgaaaaatgttcaggtattttaacatttttcagGTTCAGGTATAGTATACTATAacctatatatacacagtactgtgcaaaagtctttggcaCGTATGATTTTTGCCAAcaatgatagttccaaaaagcaactatcgacaACGATTAATCAGTAAATCCAATATATAGGTCTAACTCTATTAGAGGTTtattcaaaaatgaataaaatcccaaaagctatgtattgtgcaaccaaaatcccaataataacaagaaaaaataaGATTTGGTGGATAATATGGGACTTTTATGCTGGGTAATTTATAATGTTTCTGGTTCAGTCTAGGTGTAGTTACTAGATTTGTGTAGTATGATGTAAAAAGCAGCTTTAAGATTCTCTAGTAAGGATATATaaatacacagtatctcacaaaagtgagtacacccctcacatttttgtatatatttgattatatcttttcaggtgaaaacactgaagaaattacactttgctgcaatgtaaagtagt
The Xyrauchen texanus isolate HMW12.3.18 chromosome 14, RBS_HiC_50CHRs, whole genome shotgun sequence genome window above contains:
- the tbr1b gene encoding T-box brain protein 1b; translated protein: MQLECCISPALARSEKCMIVGSGYTNSEGSELALQDYPLISIGDNLERSSPLKKNSTGMTNQSEADDFADSKDSSGDVQRSKLSSDLDGVADSRHNFDGSAGERYLLSQSSQVQPSPTTMFPYPSQHGPTHPAFSIGSPGRYMAHHPVITNGAYNSLLSNTSPQGYPTAGYPYAQQYGHAYQGTAFYQFSSAQAGLVPGKAQVYLCNRALWLKFHRHQTEMIITKQGRRMFPFLSFNISGLDPTAHYNIFVDVILADPNHWRFQGGKWVPCGKADTNVTGNRVYMHPDSPNTGAHWMRQEISFGKLKLTNNKGASNNTGQMVVLQSLHKYQPRLHVVQVNEDGTEDTGQPGRVQTFTFPETQFIAVTAYQNTDITQLKIDHNPFAKGFRDNYDTVYTGCDIDRLTPSPGDSPRSQIMPSARYAMAGSFLQDQFVSSYAKSRFHPGVGGAPGTDRSVPLSNSLLSPQQAEETTVASPQRWFVTPANNRLDFAASAYDAAAAADFAGNAATLLSYAAAGVKALPLPGAGCSNRPLGYYGEPPGWGTRTPPQYCSKSSSVLSCWPSNAVGSTRTTTSSYLVPGLEDGDPIAAERSPDESKPKDLSESSWIETPSSIKSIDSSDSGIFEQAKRRRISPSATPVSETSSPLKSEMLTPRECEKNCSKDIGYYSFYPHS